From Nocardioides sp. HDW12B, the proteins below share one genomic window:
- a CDS encoding thiamine ABC transporter substrate-binding protein, whose protein sequence is MKHARPRWRAAAAVTAAALALTACSITGGSEQETTTGTAADGSTVADRDVTLLVHDSWYLPRKVLRAFEEETGYRVEVQTNGDAGSLTNKLVLTADNPLGDAVFGIDNTFATRAADEGVLAPYTPADLPASAADYALDGEAGEQLTPVDWGDVCVNVDDAWFAERDQAPPRTLADLADPAYRDLFVTPAASTSSPGFAFLLATVGEYGEDGWQDYWTRLMDNGARVAKDWTEAYTVDFTAGGGDGDRPIVLSYSSSPPFTIPKGEERPTTSALLETCFRQVEYAGVLAGADNPEGAQSLLDFLVDRTFQKALPDSMYVYPVDAETPLPPLWEEWAEPATDPIEVDPAEVTAQRDEWIRTWSDLTAG, encoded by the coding sequence ATGAAGCACGCACGACCCCGGTGGAGGGCGGCCGCTGCCGTCACCGCCGCCGCCCTGGCCCTCACCGCCTGCTCCATCACCGGAGGCAGCGAGCAGGAGACCACCACCGGCACCGCCGCCGACGGCAGCACGGTCGCCGACCGCGACGTCACGCTGCTGGTCCACGACTCCTGGTACCTGCCGAGGAAGGTGCTGCGCGCCTTCGAGGAGGAGACCGGCTACCGCGTCGAGGTGCAGACCAACGGCGACGCGGGCTCGCTGACCAACAAGCTGGTGCTGACCGCGGACAACCCGCTGGGTGACGCCGTGTTCGGCATCGACAACACCTTCGCCACCCGGGCGGCCGACGAGGGCGTGCTGGCGCCGTACACCCCCGCGGACCTGCCCGCCTCCGCCGCCGACTACGCCCTCGACGGCGAGGCCGGCGAGCAGCTCACCCCGGTCGACTGGGGCGACGTGTGCGTCAACGTCGACGACGCGTGGTTCGCCGAGCGCGACCAGGCCCCGCCGCGCACGCTCGCCGACCTCGCCGACCCGGCCTACCGCGACCTCTTCGTCACCCCGGCCGCCTCGACGTCGTCGCCCGGCTTCGCCTTCCTGCTCGCCACGGTCGGGGAGTACGGCGAGGACGGGTGGCAGGACTACTGGACCCGGCTGATGGACAACGGGGCGCGGGTGGCCAAGGACTGGACCGAGGCCTACACCGTCGACTTCACCGCCGGTGGCGGCGACGGCGACCGGCCGATCGTGCTCAGCTACTCCTCCTCGCCGCCGTTCACGATCCCGAAGGGGGAGGAGCGGCCCACCACGAGCGCGCTGCTCGAAACATGCTTCCGGCAGGTGGAGTACGCCGGCGTGCTGGCCGGGGCGGACAACCCCGAGGGGGCGCAGTCCCTGCTCGACTTCCTCGTGGACCGCACCTTCCAGAAGGCGCTGCCCGACAGCATGTACGTCTACCCCGTCGACGCGGAGACCCCCCTCCCGCCGTTGTGGGAGGAATGGGCCGAGCCGGCCACCGACCCGATCGAGGTCGACCCGGCCGAGGTCACCGCGCAGCGCGACGAGTGGATCCGGACGTGGAGCGACCTGACGGCGGGATGA
- a CDS encoding C40 family peptidase, which translates to MPATRTSSARERTLRDRRGPRAVVTGLCLTLTVALAGSLVTLGSPAGTAYGAPRDLPPGTPSRADVEAAERRAGDAAGAVAATEAELAAADAELESAAVAAEQASEAANGARWQLEQATTALADARRDARRAEAAVAGQRDDIAALAVAGYEGAGDLSSLDAAFGAQGPEGVMSTLLTYEGASTSLEAEYQRFAATSALATTFRQEADDEQQRRADAADRAEAAQAEAVAAAASAQQVAASIADRKSALIAELARLQGVSVRLVEARRAGIEEARRQAAAAAQEAAARAAAREERAAARAAIRDTSAQDGDATGSGSSEAPVEAPADDADGSAATAPAPAPAPAPAPAPAPAPAVTPPPSASGAQRAIAFARAQVGDPYVWGAAGPSSWDCSGLTMAAWAAAGRSLPHYSVAQYTESTPISASQLRPGDLVFWGSSSSPGSIHHVALYVGDGLIAHAPRTGRDVTVESMYYWVPPNFFARV; encoded by the coding sequence ATGCCTGCGACGAGGACGAGCTCCGCCCGTGAGCGCACGCTCCGGGACCGGCGTGGTCCCCGCGCGGTCGTCACCGGCCTCTGCCTGACCCTCACCGTGGCCCTGGCCGGCTCCCTCGTGACGCTGGGCTCACCCGCCGGCACGGCGTACGGCGCACCGCGGGACCTGCCCCCGGGTACGCCGAGCCGCGCGGACGTCGAGGCCGCCGAGCGTCGGGCCGGCGACGCCGCCGGCGCCGTGGCGGCGACCGAGGCCGAGCTGGCCGCGGCGGACGCCGAGCTCGAGAGCGCCGCCGTCGCAGCCGAGCAGGCGTCCGAGGCGGCCAACGGCGCCCGCTGGCAGCTCGAGCAGGCCACCACAGCCCTCGCCGACGCCCGTCGCGACGCCCGTCGCGCCGAGGCGGCCGTGGCGGGCCAGCGCGACGACATCGCCGCACTGGCGGTGGCCGGCTACGAGGGCGCCGGGGACCTGTCCAGCCTGGACGCCGCCTTCGGTGCCCAGGGGCCCGAGGGCGTCATGAGCACCCTGCTGACCTACGAGGGTGCGAGCACCTCGCTCGAGGCGGAGTACCAGCGCTTCGCCGCCACCAGCGCGCTGGCCACGACCTTCCGCCAGGAGGCCGACGACGAGCAGCAGCGCCGGGCCGACGCCGCCGACCGGGCCGAGGCGGCCCAGGCCGAGGCGGTCGCGGCGGCCGCGTCCGCGCAGCAGGTCGCAGCGTCGATCGCGGACCGCAAGAGCGCCCTCATCGCCGAGCTGGCCCGCCTCCAGGGCGTGTCGGTCCGACTCGTGGAGGCACGCCGCGCCGGTATCGAGGAGGCCCGTCGCCAGGCGGCAGCCGCCGCCCAGGAGGCCGCCGCCCGCGCGGCGGCCCGCGAGGAGCGCGCCGCAGCCCGCGCCGCGATCCGGGACACGTCGGCGCAGGACGGGGACGCGACCGGATCGGGCTCGTCCGAGGCACCCGTCGAGGCTCCGGCGGACGACGCCGACGGCTCGGCAGCGACGGCGCCCGCTCCCGCGCCTGCCCCCGCTCCCGCGCCTGCCCCCGCGCCTGCTCCGGCCGTCACCCCGCCGCCGAGCGCCTCGGGAGCCCAGCGTGCGATCGCCTTCGCCCGCGCCCAGGTCGGCGACCCCTACGTCTGGGGCGCGGCCGGCCCGAGCTCGTGGGACTGCTCCGGGCTGACGATGGCGGCCTGGGCGGCCGCCGGGCGCAGCCTGCCGCACTACTCGGTGGCGCAGTACACCGAGTCCACCCCGATCTCCGCGAGCCAGCTGCGACCCGGCGACCTCGTCTTCTGGGGCTCCTCGAGCAGCCCGGGCTCGATCCACCACGTCGCGCTCTACGTCGGCGACGGCCTCATCGCCCACGCGCCGCGCACCGGGCGCGACGTCACGGTGGAGTCGATGTACTACTGGGTCCCGCCGAACTTCTTCGCCCGCGTCTAG
- a CDS encoding phosphatase PAP2 family protein produces MKRPAYGLLVGVAILTGLVAVVASWSLDERLRDPDGFLGPAWVRLPAMVVGAFLADVVPRAFWRAGRQPSTVMRHARQIVREHWTRERVSLVVIGLTSFYVTYVSYRNLKNYLPRIYDTMQDPLLHQLDRWLFFGNEPAVVLHAIFGETWAAHFFAFIYLLYLPIAPLSLVIWLVWSRNISYGYWYATANCLTWTLGTISYYLIPTMGPTFWYPWLYEGLQVTGVTELQDSLWRGRQDVRFPLNPFSDSIQSVAGFASLHTALTLVIALVAHYTVRHRLIRWSAWVFFGLTVISTLYFGWHYIADDVGGVIIAVLAVWLGGIATGQKFERWGRSVRPTTSTSAVPVDEDAV; encoded by the coding sequence ATGAAGCGACCTGCCTACGGACTCCTCGTGGGCGTCGCGATCCTCACCGGGCTGGTGGCCGTCGTGGCCTCCTGGTCCCTCGACGAGCGGCTTCGCGACCCCGACGGGTTCCTCGGTCCTGCCTGGGTGCGGCTGCCGGCGATGGTGGTCGGCGCGTTCCTGGCCGACGTGGTGCCGCGCGCCTTCTGGCGCGCCGGCCGTCAACCCTCGACGGTGATGCGCCACGCCCGCCAGATCGTCCGTGAGCACTGGACGCGCGAGCGTGTGAGCCTCGTGGTCATCGGGCTGACGAGCTTCTACGTGACCTACGTCAGCTACCGGAACCTCAAGAACTACCTGCCCCGCATCTACGACACGATGCAGGACCCGCTGCTGCACCAGCTCGACCGCTGGCTGTTCTTCGGCAACGAGCCCGCCGTGGTGCTGCACGCGATCTTCGGCGAGACCTGGGCCGCGCACTTCTTCGCCTTCATCTACCTGCTCTACCTGCCGATCGCGCCGCTGAGCCTGGTGATCTGGCTGGTCTGGTCGCGCAACATCTCCTACGGCTACTGGTACGCCACCGCCAACTGCCTGACCTGGACGCTCGGCACGATCAGCTACTACCTGATCCCGACCATGGGGCCGACGTTCTGGTACCCCTGGCTCTACGAGGGCCTGCAGGTCACCGGTGTCACCGAGCTGCAGGACTCGCTGTGGCGCGGTCGCCAGGACGTCCGCTTCCCGCTCAACCCCTTCAGCGACTCGATCCAGAGCGTCGCGGGCTTCGCCTCGCTGCACACGGCGCTGACGCTCGTGATCGCGCTCGTCGCGCACTACACCGTGCGCCACCGGCTGATCCGCTGGTCGGCCTGGGTGTTCTTCGGGCTCACCGTCATCTCGACGCTCTACTTCGGCTGGCACTACATCGCCGACGACGTGGGCGGCGTGATCATCGCGGTGCTCGCCGTCTGGCTGGGGGGCATCGCGACGGGACAGAAGTTCGAACGCTGGGGGAGATCGGTGCGCCCCACCACGAGTACCTCCGCGGTGCCCGTGGACGAGGACGCGGTATAA
- a CDS encoding acyl-CoA dehydrogenase codes for MPTESETHVDVAALTTLLDGRYKQVRDLVRENLVLHRQLLDEAETLDTTAYRERVKDVVVELAKTGQTGYGFPKEYGGGGDIGASVAAFETTAMGDLSVLVKLGVQFGLWGGAVLQLGTERHHREYLEATARGEVMGCFAMTETGHGSNVQAIGTTAVFDPDTDEFVITTPDDASRKDYIGNAAMHAHVGAVFAQLEVAGEKHGVHAFVVPLRDEKGRVLDGVRIEDCGPKVGLNGVDNGRIWFDHVRVPREAMLNKYADVTEDGAYVSPIDNPDRRFFTMLGTLVQGRVCVGGGAVNAAKVAQVIAVRYALRRRQFGPPDGESETLLLDYGQHQRRLLPALARTYALHFAQERVAADLHRVFSDPDNASERLRRALESRAAATKALGTWHASRTIQECREACGGAGYLSINRFDALRADTDVFTTFEGDNTVLMQLVAKGRLTDLRDSFGKLDQIGTAAYVAGIAVETVVEKTSMRQIIESLRDAVPGRDREGDPDAGLLDPDYHLSMLRWREDHLTSGVARRLKAGIDRGGDPAEVFSRAQDHVIAAAWAHSERLVLEAFLTKVRNTPDGSNRRVLGMLADLFALSVIEADRAWFMEHGRLSSARSKAVIAMVGELCRQVRPHAADLVDAFGVPDELLRTDLF; via the coding sequence ATGCCGACCGAGTCCGAGACCCACGTCGACGTCGCCGCGCTGACGACCCTGCTCGACGGCCGCTACAAGCAGGTGCGCGACCTGGTGCGCGAGAACCTCGTCCTCCACCGCCAGCTGCTCGACGAGGCGGAGACGCTCGACACCACGGCGTACCGCGAGCGCGTCAAGGACGTCGTCGTCGAGCTGGCCAAGACCGGCCAGACCGGCTACGGCTTCCCCAAGGAGTACGGCGGCGGTGGTGACATCGGCGCGTCCGTGGCGGCCTTCGAGACCACCGCGATGGGCGACCTGTCCGTGCTGGTGAAGCTCGGCGTGCAGTTCGGGCTCTGGGGCGGTGCGGTGCTGCAGCTGGGCACCGAGCGCCACCACCGGGAGTACCTCGAGGCCACCGCCCGCGGCGAGGTCATGGGCTGCTTCGCGATGACCGAGACCGGCCACGGCTCCAACGTCCAGGCCATCGGCACGACCGCGGTCTTCGACCCCGACACGGACGAGTTCGTCATCACCACCCCCGACGACGCCTCGCGCAAGGACTACATCGGCAACGCCGCGATGCACGCCCACGTCGGTGCGGTCTTCGCCCAGCTCGAGGTGGCCGGCGAGAAGCACGGCGTGCACGCGTTCGTCGTACCCCTGCGCGACGAGAAGGGGCGCGTGCTCGACGGCGTCCGCATCGAGGACTGCGGCCCCAAGGTCGGCCTCAACGGCGTCGACAACGGCCGGATCTGGTTCGACCACGTCCGCGTGCCGCGCGAGGCGATGCTCAACAAGTACGCCGACGTCACCGAGGACGGCGCGTACGTCTCGCCCATCGACAACCCCGACCGTCGCTTCTTCACCATGCTCGGCACGCTCGTGCAGGGCCGGGTCTGCGTCGGCGGCGGTGCCGTCAACGCCGCCAAGGTCGCCCAGGTCATCGCCGTGCGCTACGCGCTGCGGCGCCGGCAGTTCGGGCCGCCGGACGGGGAGAGCGAGACCCTGCTGCTCGACTACGGCCAGCACCAGCGGCGGCTGCTGCCGGCGCTGGCGCGCACCTACGCGCTGCACTTCGCCCAGGAGCGGGTCGCCGCCGACCTGCACCGGGTCTTCTCCGACCCCGACAACGCCTCCGAGCGGCTGCGGCGGGCGCTGGAGTCACGCGCCGCGGCCACCAAGGCGCTCGGCACCTGGCACGCGAGCCGCACCATCCAGGAGTGTCGTGAGGCCTGCGGCGGCGCCGGCTACCTGTCGATCAACCGCTTCGACGCGCTGCGCGCCGACACCGACGTCTTCACCACCTTCGAGGGCGACAACACCGTCCTCATGCAGCTGGTGGCCAAGGGCCGGCTGACCGACCTGCGGGACTCCTTCGGCAAGCTCGACCAGATCGGCACCGCGGCGTACGTCGCCGGGATCGCGGTCGAGACCGTCGTGGAGAAGACCTCGATGCGCCAGATCATCGAGAGCCTGCGCGACGCCGTGCCGGGCCGCGACCGCGAGGGCGACCCCGACGCCGGGCTGCTTGACCCCGACTACCACCTGTCGATGCTGCGCTGGCGCGAGGACCACCTCACCTCGGGCGTCGCGCGGCGGCTCAAGGCGGGCATCGACCGGGGCGGCGACCCCGCGGAGGTGTTCAGCCGCGCCCAGGACCACGTCATCGCGGCCGCCTGGGCGCACAGCGAGCGGCTGGTGCTCGAGGCGTTCCTGACCAAGGTGCGCAACACGCCCGACGGCTCCAACCGGCGCGTGCTGGGGATGCTGGCCGACCTCTTCGCCCTGTCGGTCATCGAGGCCGACCGGGCCTGGTTCATGGAGCACGGCCGGCTGTCGTCGGCCCGGTCCAAGGCCGTCATCGCCATGGTCGGCGAGCTGTGCCGCCAGGTGCGCCCCCACGCCGCCGACCTCGTCGACGCCTTCGGCGTACCGGACGAGCTGCTGCGCACCGACCTGTTCTGA
- a CDS encoding ABC transporter permease subunit → MTSRQARPTGVPSAGLVVGLLAALVPLAVIVVFFVVPLVGMVQRGFVVDGRLDVGGVLADLARPRVAGVLWFTLWSSAVATAVTLLLGVPTAYALHRLDLPGSAFLRGLVTVPFVLPTVVVGVAFRTLLSSGGPLGGLGGDGTPAAIVAALVFFNLSVVVRMVGPWWASLDPQREQAAAALGASPAQVFRTVTLPALRPVLLSAGSVVFLFCATAFGVVLTLGGTRYSTVETEIYLLTTQFLDLRAAAALSVLQVLVVVALLLLAGRAQPRGAGVVDRAAPAPGRRPRGWVDLTALATTAVTVALVALPLLAVVARSLRVDDAWSLARYRSLSESAPGSPLRTSVLDAAATSLRTATDATLLAVGLGVVVSVLVTRRIAHPGLRRAVRAFDGLFMLPLGVSAVTVGFGLLVALDTPPLDFRGSPWLVPVAQALVALPLVVRALVPTLRGVDERQREAAATLGAGPLRILRDVDLPTAWRSLLAAAGFAFAVSLGEFGATSFLSRPDSPTLSVLIYQLIGRPGAESFGTALAAAVLLGSLTAGVLLAVERLRVGRLGVY, encoded by the coding sequence ATGACGTCTCGACAGGCTCGACCGACGGGTGTCCCCTCGGCGGGCCTCGTCGTCGGCCTGCTGGCGGCCCTGGTGCCGCTGGCGGTGATCGTCGTCTTCTTCGTGGTCCCGCTGGTCGGCATGGTCCAGCGGGGCTTCGTCGTCGACGGCCGCCTCGACGTCGGTGGCGTGCTGGCCGACCTGGCCCGTCCGCGGGTGGCCGGCGTGCTGTGGTTCACGCTCTGGAGCTCGGCGGTCGCGACCGCGGTCACGCTGCTGCTGGGCGTGCCGACGGCGTACGCCCTGCACCGGCTCGACTTGCCGGGCTCGGCGTTCCTGCGCGGCCTGGTGACGGTGCCGTTCGTGCTGCCGACGGTCGTGGTGGGCGTCGCCTTCCGGACCCTGCTCTCCTCCGGCGGCCCGCTCGGCGGGCTCGGCGGGGACGGCACTCCGGCGGCGATCGTGGCTGCCCTGGTCTTCTTCAACCTCAGCGTCGTGGTGCGGATGGTCGGGCCCTGGTGGGCCTCGCTCGACCCCCAGCGCGAGCAGGCCGCGGCCGCGCTCGGCGCCTCGCCCGCGCAGGTGTTCCGGACCGTCACGCTGCCGGCGCTGCGGCCGGTGCTGCTCTCCGCGGGGTCGGTCGTCTTCCTCTTCTGCGCCACCGCGTTCGGCGTGGTGCTGACCCTCGGCGGCACCCGCTACTCGACCGTCGAGACCGAGATCTACCTGCTGACGACGCAGTTCCTCGACCTGCGGGCCGCCGCGGCCCTGTCGGTCCTGCAGGTGCTCGTGGTCGTCGCGCTGCTGCTGCTCGCGGGGCGGGCGCAGCCGCGCGGGGCCGGGGTCGTCGACCGCGCCGCTCCCGCCCCCGGACGGCGCCCCCGCGGCTGGGTGGACCTCACCGCACTGGCGACGACGGCCGTCACGGTGGCGCTGGTCGCCCTGCCGCTGCTGGCGGTGGTGGCGCGCTCGCTGCGGGTCGACGACGCGTGGTCGCTGGCGCGCTACCGCTCGCTGTCGGAGTCCGCCCCCGGGTCGCCGCTGCGCACGTCGGTGCTCGACGCCGCCGCCACCTCGCTGCGCACCGCCACCGACGCCACCCTGCTGGCGGTCGGGCTGGGCGTCGTCGTCTCCGTCCTGGTGACGCGCCGGATCGCCCACCCCGGGCTGCGCCGCGCCGTCCGGGCCTTCGACGGGCTGTTCATGCTGCCGCTGGGGGTCTCGGCGGTCACCGTCGGCTTCGGGCTGCTCGTCGCCCTCGACACCCCGCCGCTCGACTTCCGCGGCAGCCCCTGGCTGGTGCCGGTGGCGCAGGCCCTGGTGGCGCTGCCGCTCGTGGTCCGTGCGCTCGTGCCCACCCTGCGCGGCGTCGACGAGCGCCAGCGCGAGGCGGCCGCGACCCTGGGCGCCGGTCCGCTGCGGATCCTGCGCGACGTCGACCTGCCGACGGCCTGGCGGTCGCTGCTGGCGGCGGCCGGCTTCGCCTTCGCGGTCTCGCTGGGGGAGTTCGGCGCCACCAGCTTCCTCAGCCGCCCCGACTCCCCGACGCTGTCGGTGCTGATCTACCAGCTCATCGGTCGCCCGGGCGCGGAGAGCTTCGGTACGGCGCTCGCCGCGGCCGTCCTGCTGGGCAGCCTCACGGCCGGCGTGCTGCTGGCCGTCGAGCGGCTCCGCGTCGGCCGGCTGGGGGTGTACTGA
- the dacB gene encoding D-alanyl-D-alanine carboxypeptidase/D-alanyl-D-alanine-endopeptidase, giving the protein MRRALIVIGLTLVLVLGLVVWRADDLGVSDLVDDLTGASDPPPASEGPAAVPPPPGLDLPRLPDAQPVARERVDRAIDPRAVRQSLGRLTRDKRLGPRVAVAVAGPDGRPAYEEGPRVVTPASLLKTAISLAALELLGPEHRFTTSVVRRGGVLTLVGGGDPLLTGAPDPGAVPRRADLTTLARQTATALRAEKRGGPARVTLRYDDSLFSGPAVSPDWENDYIPDNVVSPITALWIDVGREFPGALTRSADPSRAAALRFAEALRAAGTTVVGSPRPGAAPDVDPVASVASAPLVEVVQHVLETSDNEGAEVLLRQVGLADAGARGGSFAAGSRAVSSTLADLGVPLRAARILDGSGLARGNRMAVSSLLEVLATSLEPKRPLLAGVTSGLPVAGFTGSLASGRFEVDAVDGLGWVRAKTGTLTGVHGLAGSVTGRDGTPMLFVAVVDRVKIRNALQARARLDQIASALADCRCAAR; this is encoded by the coding sequence GTGCGACGTGCCCTGATCGTGATCGGTCTCACCCTGGTCCTGGTGCTCGGGCTGGTCGTCTGGCGCGCCGACGACCTCGGCGTCAGTGACCTGGTCGACGACCTCACCGGCGCCTCTGACCCACCCCCGGCGTCCGAGGGGCCGGCCGCCGTGCCACCCCCTCCCGGCCTCGACCTGCCCCGGCTCCCGGACGCGCAGCCCGTCGCCCGGGAGCGGGTCGACCGCGCGATCGACCCCCGGGCGGTGCGCCAGAGCCTCGGCCGCCTGACCCGCGACAAGCGGCTCGGACCCCGCGTCGCCGTCGCCGTCGCCGGCCCGGACGGTCGGCCCGCCTACGAGGAGGGTCCGCGGGTGGTGACGCCCGCGAGCCTGCTCAAGACGGCCATCAGCCTCGCCGCCCTCGAGCTCCTGGGTCCCGAGCACCGCTTCACCACCTCCGTCGTACGCCGCGGCGGCGTCCTCACGCTCGTCGGAGGCGGCGACCCCCTGCTCACCGGGGCACCGGACCCCGGCGCCGTACCGCGCCGGGCCGACCTGACCACGCTGGCCCGGCAGACGGCCACGGCCCTGCGCGCGGAGAAGCGCGGGGGACCGGCGCGGGTGACGCTGCGCTACGACGACTCGCTGTTCAGCGGGCCCGCGGTCTCGCCGGACTGGGAGAACGACTACATCCCCGACAACGTGGTCAGCCCGATCACGGCCCTGTGGATCGACGTGGGACGGGAGTTCCCCGGGGCGCTGACCCGCTCGGCCGACCCGTCGCGGGCCGCGGCGCTGCGGTTCGCCGAGGCCCTGCGCGCTGCCGGCACCACGGTCGTCGGGAGCCCCCGGCCGGGCGCTGCCCCGGACGTCGACCCGGTCGCCTCGGTCGCCAGCGCCCCGCTCGTCGAGGTCGTCCAGCACGTCCTGGAGACCAGCGACAACGAGGGGGCCGAGGTGCTGCTGCGCCAGGTCGGGCTCGCGGACGCCGGCGCACGGGGCGGCTCCTTCGCGGCGGGGTCCCGGGCGGTGTCCTCGACGCTGGCCGACCTCGGCGTACCCCTCCGCGCGGCGCGGATCCTCGACGGCAGCGGGCTGGCGCGCGGCAACCGGATGGCGGTGTCGTCGTTGCTCGAGGTGCTCGCCACCTCGCTGGAGCCCAAGCGGCCGCTGCTGGCGGGCGTCACCAGCGGCCTCCCGGTGGCCGGGTTCACCGGCTCGCTCGCCTCGGGGCGGTTCGAGGTCGACGCCGTGGACGGTCTGGGGTGGGTCCGGGCCAAGACCGGCACCCTGACCGGTGTGCACGGGCTGGCCGGCTCCGTCACCGGGCGCGACGGCACCCCCATGCTCTTCGTTGCCGTCGTCGACCGGGTCAAGATCCGCAACGCCCTCCAGGCCCGCGCGCGGCTCGACCAGATCGCCTCGGCCCTGGCCGACTGTCGCTGCGCCGCCCGCTGA
- a CDS encoding ABC transporter ATP-binding protein — translation MSAPGLEVRDLDVTLAGTPVLRDVSLDLPAGEVLAVLGPSGCGKSTLLRAVAGLERLDRGAVRVGGQDVTRVPTYRRGFALMFQDGQLFGHLTVAQNVAYPLRLRRVGRRERAARAAELLELVGVPGFGDRDPATLSGGERQRVALARALAVEPRLLLLDEPLSALDRDLRERLAVDLRRILTTAGTTALLVTHDHDEAFAVADRMALLRAGRLVQDGTLEEVWRHPVDAEAARFLGYARVLTADQARPLRAAYADRSPDGRALALRRSALQVDAAGSVPATVVTSRSTPEQTRLVVRLEDGLELDAVAPAGRACAAGELVRLTLDVTRVAPLPTHATPTEAGPDVPTPGTSVE, via the coding sequence GTGAGCGCCCCCGGGCTGGAGGTCCGCGACCTCGACGTCACCCTGGCCGGCACCCCCGTGCTCCGCGACGTGTCCCTCGACCTCCCGGCCGGGGAGGTGCTGGCGGTGCTCGGCCCGTCGGGCTGCGGCAAGTCGACGCTGCTGCGGGCGGTGGCCGGCCTCGAGCGTCTCGACCGCGGCGCCGTGCGGGTCGGAGGCCAGGACGTGACCCGGGTGCCGACGTACCGGCGCGGGTTCGCGCTGATGTTCCAGGACGGTCAGCTCTTCGGCCACCTCACCGTGGCCCAGAACGTCGCCTACCCGCTGCGGCTGCGGCGGGTAGGACGCCGGGAGCGCGCCGCCCGGGCGGCGGAGCTGCTCGAGCTCGTCGGGGTGCCCGGCTTCGGCGACCGCGACCCCGCCACCCTCTCCGGCGGCGAGCGGCAGCGGGTGGCGCTGGCCCGGGCGCTGGCGGTCGAGCCGCGGCTGCTGCTGCTCGACGAGCCGCTGTCCGCCCTCGACCGCGACCTCCGCGAGCGGCTGGCCGTCGACCTGCGGCGGATCCTCACCACCGCGGGCACCACGGCACTCCTGGTCACCCACGACCACGACGAGGCCTTCGCGGTGGCCGACCGGATGGCGCTGCTGCGCGCGGGCCGGCTCGTGCAGGACGGCACCCTCGAGGAGGTCTGGCGCCACCCGGTCGACGCGGAGGCCGCGCGCTTCCTCGGCTACGCGCGGGTGCTCACCGCCGACCAGGCCCGCCCTCTCCGCGCCGCGTACGCCGACCGGTCCCCCGACGGACGCGCCCTCGCCCTGCGGCGGTCGGCCCTGCAGGTCGACGCGGCCGGGTCGGTGCCCGCGACGGTGGTGACGAGCCGCTCGACGCCGGAGCAGACCCGGCTCGTCGTACGCCTCGAGGACGGGCTCGAGCTCGACGCCGTGGCCCCCGCGGGGCGGGCGTGCGCCGCCGGTGAGCTGGTGCGGCTGACCCTGGATGTGACACGAGTCGCACCCCTTCCGACGCACGCCACACCCACAGAGGCGGGACCTGACGTCCCGACGCCCGGCACCTCCGTAGAGTGA
- a CDS encoding inorganic diphosphatase: MEFDVLVEIPKGQRNKYEVDHESGRIRLDRTLFTSTQYPADYGFIEDTLGLDGDPLDALVLLQEPTFPGCLIKCRAIGMFRMTDEAGGDDKVLCVPATDPRLEHLRDISHVSKFDRLEIQHFFEVYKDLEPGKSVEGAEWVGRTEAEAEVVASQKRHQDTPGH, translated from the coding sequence GTGGAGTTCGACGTCCTGGTGGAGATCCCGAAGGGGCAGCGCAACAAGTACGAGGTCGACCACGAGAGCGGTCGGATCCGGCTCGACCGCACCCTGTTCACCTCGACGCAGTACCCCGCCGACTACGGCTTCATCGAGGACACCCTCGGCCTCGACGGCGACCCGCTCGACGCGCTGGTGCTGCTGCAGGAGCCGACCTTCCCGGGCTGCCTCATCAAGTGCCGCGCGATCGGCATGTTCCGCATGACCGACGAGGCCGGCGGCGACGACAAGGTCCTCTGCGTCCCCGCGACGGACCCGCGCCTGGAGCACCTGCGCGACATCTCCCACGTGTCGAAGTTCGACCGTCTCGAGATCCAGCACTTCTTCGAGGTCTACAAGGACCTCGAGCCCGGTAAGTCCGTCGAGGGCGCCGAGTGGGTCGGACGCACCGAGGCCGAGGCCGAGGTCGTGGCCTCCCAGAAGCGCCACCAGGACACCCCCGGCCACTGA